The Methanosarcina barkeri MS DNA window AAAAAAATGTATCTGTAGGCCATCTCCAGCGTGAAAACATAGATTTTAGGAACTCCCACCGAGCGCAGGGATTTAAAAAGAACCTTCTGAGGTGTGGTGAGAAAAAGCAAAACTACGGCAGATACGCATGCTGCGACACGCATTATAAATATCACAGCAAAATTAACGCCCTGTTTGGTGATGTATATGCTATCTGGAAGTGAAAATGGTCCCAGGTGTGCCCCAGAGCCCAGATAAACTAACCTGATAAGAGGATCTCCTGGAAAAAAGACATTGAAAATCATTGGTATGGCAATGATTCCTGCAAAAATTGGTATGAAGAGCCACACCCGCTTGATAAAGAATAAAACATCGATCTTGCTGAGATATGCAAAAAGCAGAGTAAGCATATAAACAAAGATCAGTAATCTCAGGTCTCCGATTAAACTCGTTGCGAATATCACGGCCAGGATGGAAATCAGCTTGGCTCTAGGGTCCAAACTCTGGAGGAAACCATCGCGTTTAGAGAAGCTATCTGAGACAAAAGCTTCTTCCAAAAAGCCAAAGATTCCGTCAATCGTCTTTCCTATGAAACCCTTCTTACCGTGATGCACCGCTGAGCACCGGCATGGACCGGTATCTGTTTTTGTCATCCAATCTGGGATCATTGTTCACCCGCTTTAAAACCTGAATTCCAGCTAGTATTAAAATATGATATGAGTTAATTAAAAATAAACAAAAATTAAAATTATAAAAAGGTGTCGATTTTATACAAAATTTTAGATTACATAAGTCATCGGGAAACGAATTTTACATAGAGAGAACCAAATTATAGAGAATTTCAATAAATCTCATATTTACCAATTTTTTATAAGTATTATAAACAATCCATCAAACTCGCAGGTTTATTGAAATTCTCACAATACCAAGTATTTGGTTTTCAATTTATAGCAAGCTCACAATAATATTTAAAGAGTTTAATTTTTGGCGGCTTTTTTTCCTATAAAATACAGGAGGCCACCGCCGATTACTACACCTATCACTGCTGACAGAATATATGCTACAGAAGACATACTCATCGACTCATCGCCACCCACAAAAGCATAATCAGGCATTGGAGCGCTCCAAAGATCCGAGAGCTCTTCAAGTCCTGGAGGCACAAAACCAAGCTTCTCCTTGACCTCTTCAGGCCCCCATTCACCGAAGGTTTCACCAACGGCCAAAAGACCCAGTGGTGCAAAAATCATAAGTATTATCAAGCCAATGCTTAAGTTTCTTATTATTTTCTCCATGTTCTCACCTCAGGCTGTGACTGCCTTCTTCATTTTACCCTTCTGCACTTCTGATTTTTCTCTATAAAATAGAGACACATCCGTTCTCTGGATATAGGCAAAAATAATTGCGGTAATCACTGCTTCCAGAATGCTAAATCCAAAAGCATGTTCTATTACCATGGCAGGAACAGTTACACTCAATGGGTAGGGCATATACAGTGGGGTTCCAGCAGCCGTGTGTTGCAAGATAGGCTGTATTCCGAATTCAACACCTGTACAGAAAGCTGCTATGGTCAGAGAACACCAACCAGCTATAGCCGAAGCAATAATTCTCTTAGAGGACGTGATATCAGAATTTCCGCTAATAAGCTTATAAACATAATAACCGACAAAGGGTATTACAACTCCCATATTGAAGCAATTCGCGGCTATGGCCGTAATTCCTCCATCACCGAATATCAATGCCTGCAATACCAGAGTTACAGAAATAGCTATCACTCCTGCCCAGGGACCGAGAACGATGCCGATAATTGCGCCTCCAACGGCGTGACCCGTGCTACCTCCTGGAATAGGTACATTGAACATCATTATTACAAATGAAAAAGCAGCTGATAGTGCCAGCAGAGGGACCTGTCTGGACTTAAGTTCTGTGTTCAGTTTTTTTCCGGCATAATACCATATCGGGATCATAATAATCCAAAACGCGACATAGGTATACGGCCCTAGATATCCATCTGGAATATGCATTTTTCTTTCTTCCCTTATTTATTTTTAAAAATTATAACTGAGAATCTTTATTTTGACGAGTAATTTTATATAATTTAGAATATTTTTTGAAAGAAAGGGAATTCAGCTTCTTTATATATTTTACAACATTTTGCTAGTTATTTTTCTGAACAGTGTCCTGACATGGCAGGATTGTTCTATATTACTTATATATATTTTGGTATTACTTTTTTTGATAAATTAATATCTTACATATAATTCAATATCCATATTTAATCCGTAAATAAAATTAAGTGCTCTTATCTCTATTTTTTATATCCAAATAGTTATTATTAAATGATTTTATATCATCTTTGTAAAAATTCTATTTATAAATCAACATTAAAAGGCTGAAAAGACGTGAGTAAAAATAGATCAAACCATTCAGTTCAAATTAATGGAGATTTTTTAGGGAATTTTTACGGGTCCTTATGTCCTTCTTTAATTATCTGAACCTTATCCCTATCTGCTTTCACAGACAGGGTGAAAAGAAATTCAGGTACTTAAACTATTCAGGAGGTAGTTTAAGTTTTGTGTCTGTTCGCAAGAGACATATTTACCTATACTACTAATGATATTTAACACTTACTTTTTGTTTTTTATTACTAGATCTTATTTTTTTCTGTTACGTTGTTACATATTTGACGAACTCAATTTGAAGAAATCAGTTTGAAGAAATCAGTTTGAAGAAATCAGTTTGAAGAAATCAGTTTGAAGAAATTAGTTTCTTGGGCGTTTACTGTTTAACAATGGCTGGCAAAATGGCTGGCAAATATTGAACATGAGTGGAGAGCCTTAAATTAAGAAAATTTTTCAATATATCCGTTCTCAAAACCTTAAAATCAGCATTTTCGAGGGTAATAAAGACTCACTTGCAGAGCTCGATTGGGATTCTGTACTGGGTAGCAGGGCTCGCTGAACCTAAAAAACGCATCTTCAGGAACTTCCATTCGATTATAAAAAATAGAAAACCAGAATCTGAAAAATCTATTTCAGTGTGCTACCGTGACTACAGTGGTATGAGACAGTTGCTCTATTGGCCACCCCAACCAGAATATATCAAAAGGTTCCGAAAAATAAAAGATATTTATCCAGATGAAAAGATAAATAACACCCTGGTCTTCCCGGAGTGTGAATAACATTCCAAAAATTGAGATCTTATGAAATTAATATTTAAGTTAATCCCAAAAATTATAATTGTGTCTCTGAACCTCGTATTTGGAATAATCAATAGAGTTCCAGATCATAAAACCTAGTTTTGGAACTCTCACTGATTTTATAGTTCTGGAACTTCATTGATTTGAGAATAAAATTGGTTTTGGGATGAACTATTATAGCACTGTCTGTATCTTCGTTTTGACATTTTCACTTTAATCCATGAAGGTTCGGGTTTCTGATACTCTTCAAAATAAAAGATTACTAGCTTTTCCCTGCACAGAATTAAATTATAATGCAAGGGTCTTGAGTGATTCAGGAATGCGGAGGCTGATTCTGTACCTGAAATTCTTCTGGATCTCGCATATCATCTTCATTTCAGCACTGTTAAGGATTTTTGCGCGGTGGACGATCAGGAAATACCCGACTATGAAAGTTGCGTACTCCCAGAGTGCTCCGGTAAGTAGATGAGCATTCTTGGCTGCGAGCATGGACCCGACCATCAAGATAACGATGAAAGTTAATCTTCGGTACATCGAGGTGAAAGGATGCATATTCTGCTTCCTCCAGGCCCTTAAAGTCATCAGGACTTCGATGGATGAAAAGGACACTGCAGTCCCTATGGCTGCACCTACCATCCCATACTCAGGTATAAGCATGAAGTTGACTGCAACATTAATGCCTGCACTTGCTACTGAGCACTTCATAAGGAAGTCCGAATCACCAGAGGCTAACAGAGTATGGTAGTTAAATCCAAAGTACGAATTTGCTATGAACCCCAGGGCAAGGATACGCAAGGCAATGGCACCGCTCACATATTGCTCTCCATAGAGCTTTGTAATAAAGTATTCGGGATACACGAATATGAGTGCAAAGAGAGGGAATGTAAGAAGGAAGCACCATTTAGTCATTATCTCATAAATTGAGCCAAGTGGAGCAGTCTCGTTTTGACCCCAAAGCCTGGACGTAACAGGGACATAAACAAAGCCCATGGAAGATACCACCAGAGACAAAAATCCTACAATAGGATATACTGCATTGTAAATTCCAACGATCTCGGCCGACTTGAAATATCCTAGCATTATTGTGTCTATCCAGCTCATAATGTTGAGCAGAGTTGCAGTTATCAAGAGTGGAAACGAATATCTTATTAACTGCCTGGTTGTGCCACCGAACTGAATTTTTCGTTCCTGTTTGACTGCCCTCTTGATTGGAGGCCTCTTTATGAAGTACACGGACATTATGCCGAAGGTAAAGATCATTGAGAGCAGATCCGCAAACACGACTCCCTTCAGAGAAGCATTGATAAATACGGCAACTGTGGCAAACCCAAGTAGAGATACCGGCCTTACGATGTTATAGAAGTACATGTTAACATTCGTACGGTCGAATCCTCTGTAGATCGCTACTGTCAGGTTCAGGAGTATGGTAAACGGAACTGCAAAGATGAGGGTCTTCACTACGGACAGGACTTTGCCCTGTGCATCAAAGCCATTTCCTGCCAGAGTATGGAACAGGGAAGGTGACACCAGAATTGAAAGCAAGCCTGCAATCAAGCCCATAATCATGGCTGAGATTATTAGTTCATGCACCTTCTGCTCCTCATGCCTGCCCCTGAAAAACGCAATATATCTTGGGACTCCTTCATTGAGTCCAAGAGTTGCAACTGCACCTGTAACTGAGATCACAGTAAGTGCAAGAGCATATGTGCCAAAATCGGCTGGCGCGAGATGTGAAGTGAGTACTTTTTTGGTGATAATGTCGAGAAGCATTCCGATGAAGGTTCCTGCAAGTATTACACCGGAACCTGCCACTATCCGGTTGACCGAGTCGTTAACTGACATGTTAACACCGTTTTACTGCGTTTAGTTCCCGACTCTCTGGGTCAACGGGCAGGAGCAATGTTCGGTTGCCTTGCCAGTGACTACTTGTAAAACGTTCTCAGTCAACTGAAGGTTAAAGCCTGAAAAGTCTTTTTTTGCAGTTTGAAGGGAGAATAAGCCTACTTTTCCAGCTTTGAAGGATAAGCCTGTTTTTCCAGCCTTGAGGGTACTGCCAGATAGGGTACTGTTACTGTATGTAATGAAAAATCTCATTTTGGGATTTAGAGTTTCAAAGTTAGCTATTTCGAATTTCTGTAAACAGATGTAAATTTTAAATTTGTCTATATATCGGCCTTTTTGCTCAACTTTTTGTCTGGCTACCCCTTTCTGAGCTTCCAAGACAAGGTCTATTTCGGGTTTCGTGATAAGCTGCATGATTTATTACGACCTTTAGGATTGGATCGGAGCTAAATCTTGGATTGGATCGTGGGGTCAACTTCCAGGTTGGATCAAGGGTTGAATCCTGTTGGGTCCCAAACTGATTCGAATGCGGATCTTGGGCTAATCCTCGGTTAGGTGCCGATATTCGAAGCTGATTTTGGGCTAAGTCAGGAGGATCCCTGTTGGATCGCAGGTTGGATTGAGTAAAATCCAGAAGACCCCTGTTGGATTGCAGGTTGGATTTTGGTTTGAATCG harbors:
- the cbiM gene encoding cobalt transporter CbiM; protein product: MHIPDGYLGPYTYVAFWIIMIPIWYYAGKKLNTELKSRQVPLLALSAAFSFVIMMFNVPIPGGSTGHAVGGAIIGIVLGPWAGVIAISVTLVLQALIFGDGGITAIAANCFNMGVVIPFVGYYVYKLISGNSDITSSKRIIASAIAGWCSLTIAAFCTGVEFGIQPILQHTAAGTPLYMPYPLSVTVPAMVIEHAFGFSILEAVITAIIFAYIQRTDVSLFYREKSEVQKGKMKKAVTA
- the cbiQ gene encoding cobalt ECF transporter T component CbiQ, with protein sequence MHHGKKGFIGKTIDGIFGFLEEAFVSDSFSKRDGFLQSLDPRAKLISILAVIFATSLIGDLRLLIFVYMLTLLFAYLSKIDVLFFIKRVWLFIPIFAGIIAIPMIFNVFFPGDPLIRLVYLGSGAHLGPFSLPDSIYITKQGVNFAVIFIMRVAACVSAVVLLFLTTPQKVLFKSLRSVGVPKIYVFTLEMAYRYIFLLTDMVREIYIAKKARTIKTGGMFEEQKWVGGRIGYTLIRSLDTSEKVHAAMMSRGYNGDVKIMQEFKMRNRDYISGAIAVSMSVLLVLISHNIIR
- a CDS encoding flippase, whose amino-acid sequence is MSVNDSVNRIVAGSGVILAGTFIGMLLDIITKKVLTSHLAPADFGTYALALTVISVTGAVATLGLNEGVPRYIAFFRGRHEEQKVHELIISAMIMGLIAGLLSILVSPSLFHTLAGNGFDAQGKVLSVVKTLIFAVPFTILLNLTVAIYRGFDRTNVNMYFYNIVRPVSLLGFATVAVFINASLKGVVFADLLSMIFTFGIMSVYFIKRPPIKRAVKQERKIQFGGTTRQLIRYSFPLLITATLLNIMSWIDTIMLGYFKSAEIVGIYNAVYPIVGFLSLVVSSMGFVYVPVTSRLWGQNETAPLGSIYEIMTKWCFLLTFPLFALIFVYPEYFITKLYGEQYVSGAIALRILALGFIANSYFGFNYHTLLASGDSDFLMKCSVASAGINVAVNFMLIPEYGMVGAAIGTAVSFSSIEVLMTLRAWRKQNMHPFTSMYRRLTFIVILMVGSMLAAKNAHLLTGALWEYATFIVGYFLIVHRAKILNSAEMKMICEIQKNFRYRISLRIPESLKTLAL
- a CDS encoding PDGLE domain-containing protein, whose amino-acid sequence is MEKIIRNLSIGLIILMIFAPLGLLAVGETFGEWGPEEVKEKLGFVPPGLEELSDLWSAPMPDYAFVGGDESMSMSSVAYILSAVIGVVIGGGLLYFIGKKAAKN